The proteins below are encoded in one region of Flavobacterium sp. IMCC34852:
- a CDS encoding FAD-binding oxidoreductase, which yields MSLNPEIIQKLTTIVGEHYIFSDQETRNHYGHDETEDYVFPPSVVLKPANAQEISAILKVANDYKIPTTPIGARTGLSGGALSIYQGIGLSMERFNKIIEIDEQNLQVTVEPAVITQVLREAVAEKGLFYPVDPSSMGSCWIGGNIAENSGGARAVKYGVTKDYVLNLEVVLPNGAIIWTGANTLKNSTGYNLTQLMVGSEGTLGVITKAVLKLLPKNNHNVLMLVPFYKANEACEAVSAIFRAGIVPSALEFMERDAIDWTLQFVEGISVTIKPEHQAHLLIEVDGNYPEILMQEAEKIMTVVEQFEIDEVLYADTEDEKNALWKMRRSVAEAVKANSIYKEEDTVVPRFMLPELLSGIKKIGAKYGFKSVCYGHAGDGNLHVNIIKGDMTDDNWQTQVPLGIREIFELTVSLKGTLSGEHGIGYVQKNFMDIAFSRTHLELMESIKRVFDPNNILNPGKIFPDEL from the coding sequence ATGTCACTCAATCCCGAAATCATTCAAAAGCTCACCACGATTGTAGGTGAACACTATATTTTTTCCGATCAAGAAACCCGAAACCATTATGGTCACGACGAAACCGAAGACTATGTTTTTCCGCCAAGTGTTGTCCTAAAACCCGCCAATGCTCAGGAAATTTCAGCCATCTTGAAAGTAGCCAACGATTATAAAATTCCAACCACACCTATTGGAGCACGAACCGGTTTGAGCGGTGGTGCTTTGAGCATTTACCAAGGCATCGGACTGTCAATGGAACGTTTCAATAAGATTATTGAAATCGACGAACAAAACTTGCAAGTAACGGTTGAACCGGCTGTGATTACGCAGGTTTTACGTGAAGCCGTGGCCGAAAAAGGCTTGTTTTATCCGGTTGACCCAAGCAGTATGGGCAGCTGTTGGATTGGTGGTAATATCGCCGAAAATTCCGGTGGCGCTCGAGCGGTAAAATATGGTGTGACTAAAGATTATGTGCTCAACTTAGAAGTGGTTTTGCCCAACGGAGCCATCATTTGGACCGGCGCCAATACACTTAAAAATTCTACCGGTTATAATTTGACGCAATTGATGGTCGGAAGTGAAGGAACGCTTGGCGTAATTACCAAAGCAGTTTTAAAGCTTTTGCCCAAAAACAATCATAATGTGCTAATGTTAGTACCGTTTTACAAAGCTAACGAAGCCTGTGAAGCCGTATCAGCCATTTTCCGCGCCGGAATTGTACCAAGTGCATTGGAATTCATGGAACGCGATGCGATTGATTGGACGCTGCAATTTGTGGAAGGCATAAGTGTAACCATAAAACCGGAACACCAAGCGCATTTGTTGATAGAAGTCGATGGAAATTATCCCGAGATTTTGATGCAGGAAGCCGAAAAAATCATGACTGTTGTAGAACAATTTGAGATAGATGAAGTTTTATATGCCGACACCGAAGACGAGAAAAATGCGTTATGGAAAATGCGTCGTTCCGTAGCGGAAGCCGTCAAAGCCAATTCTATTTACAAAGAAGAAGATACGGTTGTACCCCGATTCATGTTGCCCGAATTATTATCAGGAATCAAGAAAATAGGTGCGAAGTATGGTTTTAAATCAGTTTGTTATGGTCATGCCGGTGATGGGAATTTACACGTAAACATCATCAAAGGCGATATGACGGATGACAATTGGCAGACCCAAGTTCCATTAGGTATCCGAGAAATTTTTGAATTGACAGTTTCACTCAAAGGCACTTTATCCGGCGAACACGGCATCGGATATGTACAAAAAAACTTTATGGATATTGCTTTCAGCAGAACCCATTTAGAATTAATGGAAAGCATTAAACGTGTTTTTGACCCGAATAATATCTTAAATCCCGGAAAGATTTTCCCAGATGAATTATAA
- a CDS encoding MFS transporter gives MEIETTLSTGKKNNELVQKTVYSILFSISFAHLLNDLIQAIIPSVYPILKQNYNLSFAQIGLITFAFQLTASIFQPFVGYYTDKHPKPFSQIYGMLFSLAGIISISFANNFYWILLSVMLIGTGSSIFHPESARISNLAAGGRRGLAQSIFQVGGNFGTALGPLLVALIVVPHSQVYILWFIIAATLGLGIISKIAFWYRDHLIHRQPKKVVFADFQRLSKSKVKWAIAILLIVIFSKFFYSASLSTYYTFYVMDKFHLSIKEAQYHMFIYLIAYAAGTILGGPLGDKIGRKYVIWLSVFGATPFALLLPYVNLFWTDVLMIIIGIIISSAFPAILVYAQELLPRKLGMISGLFYGFAFGMGALGSALLGTLADYTSIQYVYHVCSFLPLIGIICYFLPNLKKK, from the coding sequence ATGGAAATCGAAACTACGCTTTCAACAGGAAAAAAGAATAACGAGTTAGTTCAAAAAACGGTTTATTCCATCCTTTTTTCGATTAGTTTTGCCCACTTGCTTAATGATTTAATCCAAGCCATTATCCCTTCGGTTTATCCCATTTTAAAGCAAAATTATAATTTGTCATTTGCCCAAATCGGTCTGATTACGTTTGCGTTTCAATTAACAGCTTCTATATTCCAGCCTTTCGTAGGGTATTACACTGATAAGCATCCGAAACCTTTTTCACAGATTTATGGGATGCTTTTTTCCTTGGCCGGAATTATCTCCATTTCGTTTGCGAATAATTTTTATTGGATATTACTATCGGTAATGCTCATCGGAACCGGTTCGTCTATTTTTCATCCCGAATCGGCGCGTATTTCCAATTTAGCCGCCGGTGGCAGAAGAGGTTTGGCCCAATCTATTTTTCAGGTTGGCGGTAATTTCGGAACTGCGCTCGGACCATTGTTAGTAGCTTTAATTGTGGTGCCACATTCCCAAGTGTATATTCTTTGGTTCATCATCGCGGCGACTTTAGGACTGGGAATTATCAGCAAAATAGCCTTTTGGTACCGAGATCACCTAATTCACAGACAGCCCAAAAAAGTTGTCTTTGCCGATTTCCAACGATTGTCCAAAAGCAAAGTAAAATGGGCGATTGCCATCTTGTTGATCGTTATTTTCTCTAAATTTTTCTACTCAGCGAGTTTATCTACTTATTACACTTTTTATGTCATGGACAAGTTTCATTTGTCTATCAAAGAAGCCCAATACCACATGTTTATTTACCTGATAGCCTATGCGGCCGGAACTATATTGGGTGGACCTTTGGGCGATAAAATAGGTAGAAAATATGTGATTTGGTTGTCGGTTTTCGGAGCCACGCCTTTTGCTTTATTGTTGCCTTATGTCAATTTGTTTTGGACCGATGTTTTAATGATTATCATCGGAATCATCATTTCTTCGGCTTTCCCGGCGATATTGGTTTATGCCCAAGAATTATTACCCAGAAAACTGGGGATGATTTCCGGTCTGTTCTATGGCTTTGCCTTCGGAATGGGCGCTTTAGGTTCGGCTTTACTGGGTACTTTAGCCGATTACACTTCAATTCAATACGTGTATCACGTTTGTTCTTTCTTGCCGTTGATTGGGATTATTTGTTACTTTCTTCCCAATTTAAAGAAAAAATAG
- a CDS encoding DUF2795 domain-containing protein, producing the protein MYWTLELASYLSDAPWPATKDELIDYAIRTGAPLEVVENLQSIEDEGEIYESMEEIWPDYPTDEDYLWNEDEY; encoded by the coding sequence ATGTATTGGACATTAGAATTAGCATCCTATTTAAGTGATGCGCCTTGGCCAGCTACCAAAGATGAACTTATCGACTATGCTATACGAACAGGAGCTCCGCTAGAAGTAGTAGAGAATTTACAATCGATAGAAGACGAAGGTGAAATCTACGAATCAATGGAAGAGATTTGGCCGGATTATCCAACAGACGAAGATTACCTTTGGAACGAGGATGAATATTAA
- the secA gene encoding preprotein translocase subunit SecA: protein MSFINSIIKAFVGDKSQKDVKATQPYITKIKALEPVLAALSHDELRAKTTEFKEKIKQARAKQDAEIEAKKKEAENTADIDKREDIYNAIDALEKEAYEISEKVLSEILPDAFAVIKETARRFKENTTITVTATPKDRELSATKSYITLDGDQAIWANSWNAAGKEITWDMVHYDVQLIGGIVLHEGKIAEMQTGEGKTLVATLPLYLNALTGNGVHLVTVNDYLAKRDSTWKAPLFEFHGLTVDCIDNHSPNSDARRKAYEADITYGTNNEFGFDYLRDNMAHSPEDLVQRKHNYAIVDEVDSVLIDDARTPLIISGPVPDGDRHEFNELKPKIENLYNLQRQLANGFLTEAKRLIKEGNTKDGGFQLLRAYRSLPKNKALIKFLSEEGIKQLLQKTENEYMSDNNRRMPEVDEAMYFVIEEKNNQVELTDNGIKFLSKDTSEDFFVLPDIGTEIANIEKQNLEKDQEAEAKEKLFQDFSVKSERIHTLTQLLKAYTLFEKDTEYVIMDNKILIVDEQTGRIMDGRRYSDGLHQAIEAKENVTIEAATQTFATITLQNYFRMYSKLAGMTGTAVTEAGELWQIYKLDVVEIPTNKGISRIDREDLIYRSVREKFNAVIEDVTQLSQAGRPVLIGTTSVEISELLSRMLKMRGVAHNVLNAKMHKKEAEIVAEAGKPGVVTIATNMAGRGTDIKLTPEVKAAGGLAIIGTERHDSRRVDRQLRGRAGRQGDPGSSQFYVSLEDNLMRLFGSDRVAKIMDRMGLKEGEVIQHSMMTKSIERAQKKVEENNFGTRKRLLEYDDVMNAQREVVYKRRRHALHGERLKLDIANMMYDTCELIVSENKGKNDYKNFEFELIRYFSITSPVSESEFEKLSEMEITGKVYKVALAYYTEKTERSAREAFPIIADVYQKEGNKFERIVVPFSDGIKTLNVVTDLKKAFDSNGAQLVADFEKNITLAIVDEAWKKHLRKMDELKQSVQLAVHEQKDPLLIYKLEAFKLFSAMLDGVNKEVISFLFKGDLPQQNQNIREARQVREKQNYTESKDEIESSESVNREAGQTQQRPQVTETIVRETPKINRNDTVTIKHVMSGKTETTKYKKAESMLASGEWILVND, encoded by the coding sequence ATGAGTTTCATTAATAGCATTATCAAAGCTTTTGTAGGCGATAAATCGCAAAAAGACGTCAAAGCAACGCAGCCCTATATCACTAAAATAAAAGCTTTAGAACCCGTTTTAGCCGCTTTGTCACACGATGAACTGAGAGCCAAAACAACCGAGTTCAAAGAAAAAATAAAACAAGCCCGCGCCAAACAAGACGCTGAGATTGAAGCCAAAAAAAAAGAAGCCGAAAACACGGCCGATATCGACAAAAGAGAAGACATCTACAACGCTATTGATGCTCTTGAAAAAGAAGCTTATGAAATCTCCGAAAAAGTATTGAGCGAAATACTTCCGGATGCTTTTGCTGTAATCAAAGAAACCGCACGTCGTTTCAAGGAAAATACAACTATTACCGTAACCGCTACGCCAAAAGACCGAGAACTTTCGGCTACCAAATCATATATCACACTCGATGGTGACCAAGCGATTTGGGCCAATTCTTGGAACGCTGCCGGAAAAGAAATTACTTGGGATATGGTGCATTACGATGTACAATTAATCGGTGGTATCGTTTTACACGAAGGAAAAATTGCCGAGATGCAAACCGGTGAAGGAAAAACTTTAGTGGCAACACTTCCACTCTACTTAAACGCTTTGACCGGAAATGGTGTTCACTTAGTAACCGTGAATGACTATTTGGCCAAACGTGACAGCACTTGGAAAGCGCCATTATTCGAATTCCACGGATTGACTGTTGATTGTATCGACAATCACTCACCTAACTCTGATGCACGTAGAAAAGCTTACGAAGCCGATATCACTTATGGAACCAATAACGAATTTGGATTCGACTACTTGCGTGATAACATGGCGCATTCTCCCGAAGATTTGGTACAAAGAAAACACAACTACGCGATTGTCGACGAGGTGGATTCGGTATTGATTGATGATGCGAGAACTCCGTTGATTATCTCAGGTCCGGTACCTGATGGCGACCGCCATGAGTTCAATGAATTGAAACCAAAAATTGAAAACTTATACAATTTACAACGTCAATTGGCCAACGGATTTTTAACAGAAGCCAAACGTTTAATTAAAGAAGGCAATACCAAAGACGGCGGTTTCCAATTGTTAAGAGCTTACCGTTCGTTGCCTAAAAACAAAGCTTTAATCAAGTTTTTGAGTGAAGAAGGAATCAAGCAATTGCTTCAAAAAACCGAAAACGAATACATGTCAGACAACAACCGCAGAATGCCGGAAGTGGATGAAGCCATGTATTTTGTAATCGAAGAGAAAAACAACCAGGTAGAATTGACCGATAACGGAATCAAATTCTTATCTAAAGATACTTCAGAAGATTTCTTCGTGTTACCGGATATCGGAACTGAAATTGCCAATATCGAAAAACAAAACTTGGAAAAAGACCAAGAAGCGGAAGCCAAAGAGAAATTATTTCAAGATTTCAGTGTAAAATCAGAAAGAATCCACACGCTTACGCAATTGTTAAAAGCCTACACTTTGTTCGAAAAAGACACCGAGTATGTTATCATGGACAATAAAATTCTTATTGTAGATGAGCAAACCGGTCGTATCATGGATGGCCGTCGTTATTCTGACGGATTGCACCAAGCCATTGAAGCCAAAGAAAATGTAACCATTGAGGCGGCTACGCAAACTTTTGCTACCATTACACTGCAGAATTATTTCCGCATGTACAGCAAATTGGCTGGTATGACCGGAACCGCGGTTACCGAAGCCGGTGAGTTATGGCAGATTTATAAATTAGATGTAGTAGAAATCCCAACCAATAAAGGCATTTCAAGAATTGACCGTGAAGATTTAATTTACCGTTCGGTTCGTGAAAAATTCAACGCCGTTATCGAAGACGTAACCCAATTATCGCAAGCCGGTCGTCCGGTATTGATTGGAACAACCTCGGTTGAGATTTCTGAATTATTAAGCCGTATGTTGAAAATGCGCGGTGTTGCCCACAACGTTTTGAATGCTAAAATGCACAAAAAAGAAGCCGAAATCGTTGCCGAAGCCGGAAAACCAGGTGTTGTAACCATCGCAACTAACATGGCCGGTCGTGGAACGGATATCAAACTAACGCCCGAAGTAAAAGCAGCCGGAGGTTTGGCCATCATAGGTACAGAACGCCACGATTCGCGACGTGTGGATCGTCAGTTGCGCGGTCGTGCCGGTCGTCAAGGTGATCCGGGAAGTTCCCAGTTTTATGTGTCTTTGGAAGACAACCTAATGCGTTTGTTCGGTTCAGACAGAGTAGCGAAAATTATGGACCGAATGGGATTGAAAGAAGGTGAAGTAATTCAGCATTCCATGATGACCAAATCGATTGAACGTGCTCAGAAAAAAGTAGAAGAAAACAACTTCGGTACTCGTAAACGTTTGTTAGAATATGATGACGTAATGAATGCCCAACGTGAAGTGGTTTACAAACGCCGTCGTCATGCTTTGCACGGAGAACGTTTGAAACTGGATATTGCCAACATGATGTATGACACTTGCGAATTAATCGTAAGTGAAAACAAAGGCAAAAATGACTATAAAAACTTCGAGTTTGAATTGATTCGTTACTTCTCTATCACTTCACCGGTATCGGAAAGCGAATTTGAGAAATTATCCGAAATGGAAATTACGGGTAAAGTGTATAAAGTGGCTTTGGCCTATTACACCGAAAAAACCGAAAGAAGCGCTCGAGAAGCTTTCCCAATTATAGCTGATGTTTACCAAAAAGAAGGCAATAAATTTGAGCGCATTGTTGTTCCTTTTTCTGACGGTATTAAAACCTTAAATGTGGTAACCGATTTGAAAAAAGCATTTGATTCAAACGGAGCACAATTGGTAGCCGATTTCGAAAAAAATATCACTTTGGCCATAGTTGACGAAGCTTGGAAAAAACACTTGCGCAAAATGGACGAGTTAAAACAATCGGTACAATTGGCCGTTCACGAACAAAAAGATCCGTTGCTGATTTACAAATTGGAAGCTTTCAAATTGTTTAGCGCCATGTTAGACGGTGTGAATAAAGAAGTAATCTCGTTCTTGTTCAAAGGCGATTTACCGCAGCAAAACCAAAACATTCGGGAAGCGCGACAAGTCCGTGAAAAACAAAATTACACCGAAAGCAAAGACGAAATCGAAAGCAGTGAAAGTGTTAATCGCGAAGCCGGTCAAACGCAACAACGTCCACAAGTAACGGAAACCATCGTGAGAGAAACTCCGAAGATCAACCGTAACGACACTGTAACTATCAAACACGTGATGAGCGGTAAAACCGAAACCACCAAATACAAAAAAGCCGAAAGCATGTTGGCTTCCGGTGAATGGATTTTGGTAAACGACTAG
- a CDS encoding ABC transporter ATP-binding protein yields MANPLINIKNLKRDFQLGSETIYVLKGIDLQINKGEYVALMGPSGSGKSTLMNLLGCLDTPTSGTYILNGKDVSQMHDDDLAEIRNKEIGFVFQTFNLLPRTTALDNVALPMIYAGYSKSERNIRATEVLTQVNLSDRMDHQPNQLSGGQRQRVAIARALVNKPSIILADEPTGNLDSKTSVEIMNLFNDIHKNGNTVILVTHEEDIAKYAHRIIRLRDGIIESDSPNVDHL; encoded by the coding sequence ATGGCCAATCCGTTAATCAACATAAAGAACCTAAAACGTGATTTCCAACTCGGAAGCGAAACCATCTACGTTTTAAAAGGCATCGATTTACAAATCAACAAAGGCGAATACGTCGCACTCATGGGACCATCAGGTTCCGGAAAATCAACGCTGATGAACCTTTTAGGTTGTTTGGATACGCCAACTTCGGGAACTTATATCCTAAACGGAAAAGACGTCAGCCAAATGCACGATGACGACTTAGCCGAAATCCGCAACAAAGAAATCGGATTCGTGTTTCAAACCTTCAATCTTTTACCCAGAACCACTGCTTTAGACAATGTGGCTTTGCCGATGATTTACGCCGGTTATTCCAAATCCGAACGAAATATACGCGCTACCGAAGTACTGACCCAAGTCAATCTGTCCGACAGAATGGACCACCAACCCAACCAACTTTCAGGTGGACAACGCCAACGTGTAGCCATTGCCAGAGCTTTAGTCAACAAGCCATCCATCATCTTAGCCGATGAACCTACCGGAAATCTCGACAGTAAAACCTCCGTCGAAATTATGAACCTCTTCAACGACATCCACAAAAACGGCAACACCGTAATTCTGGTAACCCACGAAGAAGACATCGCCAAATACGCCCACAGAATCATCCGATTACGCGACGGCATCATCGAAAGTGACAGTCCAAACGTTGATCATTTGTAA
- the meaB gene encoding methylmalonyl Co-A mutase-associated GTPase MeaB, translated as MENNSKKTALHEKDGIPQPESISKTALDKVVRSRKTQPSAATLISGILSGDISALSRAITLVESTNLDHLMKANEIIAACLPHANQSLRIGITGVPGVGKSTFIEAFGKHLTAMGKKVAVLAVDPSSTISHGSILGDKTRMEELVKDKNAYIRPSASGETLGGVARKTRETIILCEAAGFDTIVIETVGVGQSETAVHSMVDFFLLLKISGAGDELQGIKRGIMEMADAIVINKADGDNVAKAKLAKTEFNRALHLFPAKTSGWIPKVTTCSAYEKTGIDAIWDLISEYSSLVKSNGYFGEKRQEQNQYWMMETINEQLKNHFYHHPEIIALLEQKKKAVQNDELSPFAAAMDLLGQYFK; from the coding sequence TTGGAAAATAATTCAAAAAAAACGGCACTGCATGAAAAAGACGGCATTCCGCAACCGGAAAGCATCAGCAAAACGGCTTTGGATAAAGTGGTACGTAGCCGCAAAACACAACCTTCTGCAGCAACATTGATTTCCGGAATTCTATCAGGTGATATTTCGGCTTTAAGTCGGGCCATCACTTTGGTAGAAAGCACCAATCTCGATCATTTGATGAAAGCCAATGAAATTATCGCAGCTTGTTTGCCACATGCTAATCAATCGTTGCGAATAGGTATAACCGGTGTTCCGGGTGTTGGAAAAAGCACGTTTATTGAAGCCTTTGGAAAACATTTGACCGCAATGGGTAAAAAAGTTGCTGTTTTGGCAGTTGACCCGAGTAGTACCATATCGCACGGCAGTATTTTGGGCGATAAAACCCGAATGGAAGAATTGGTCAAAGACAAGAACGCCTATATTCGACCGAGTGCTTCGGGTGAAACACTTGGCGGAGTCGCTCGAAAAACGAGAGAAACCATAATACTTTGTGAAGCGGCCGGATTTGATACGATTGTGATTGAAACCGTTGGTGTCGGACAAAGCGAAACGGCGGTTCACAGCATGGTGGATTTCTTTTTACTATTAAAAATTTCGGGCGCCGGCGATGAATTGCAAGGCATCAAACGCGGCATAATGGAAATGGCCGATGCTATTGTGATTAATAAAGCCGATGGCGATAATGTAGCCAAAGCCAAATTGGCAAAAACCGAATTCAATCGGGCATTGCATTTGTTTCCGGCTAAAACTTCGGGTTGGATTCCTAAAGTGACCACTTGCAGCGCTTATGAGAAAACCGGGATTGACGCTATTTGGGATTTGATTTCCGAGTATTCTTCTTTGGTAAAAAGCAACGGATATTTTGGAGAAAAACGCCAAGAGCAAAATCAATATTGGATGATGGAAACCATCAATGAACAATTAAAAAACCACTTTTATCACCATCCGGAGATTATAGCTTTATTGGAACAAAAGAAAAAAGCGGTACAAAATGACGAATTATCGCCTTTTGCAGCCGCCATGGATTTGTTAGGTCAGTATTTTAAATAA
- a CDS encoding response regulator, with amino-acid sequence MKVKKTIAIVDDHILIAQAIKGIIANFENFDTICECENGQVLIDKINAHNDVPDIVLLDISMPVMDGFETANWLQKNHPEVLIMVLSMQNDEQSVIKMVKNGAKSYLLKNSHPRELESALNKLVENGFYYPEWASKIIFSSINKNTNSALSKLTEREKEFLKYTITEKSYKEIAELMFCSPRTVESYRDNLFEKLNLKSRVGLAVYAIKNGYDQ; translated from the coding sequence ATGAAAGTCAAAAAAACCATTGCTATAGTTGATGACCACATCCTGATTGCACAAGCGATCAAAGGAATCATAGCCAATTTTGAAAATTTTGATACCATTTGCGAATGCGAAAACGGACAAGTCTTGATCGATAAAATCAATGCGCATAACGATGTGCCTGACATTGTTTTACTCGACATCAGCATGCCCGTAATGGACGGATTTGAAACCGCCAACTGGCTACAAAAAAACCATCCCGAAGTACTGATAATGGTATTGAGTATGCAAAATGACGAACAAAGCGTAATTAAAATGGTAAAAAACGGCGCCAAAAGCTATTTGCTTAAAAACTCTCATCCGCGTGAATTAGAATCGGCTTTGAACAAGTTAGTGGAAAACGGTTTTTATTATCCGGAATGGGCGTCGAAAATTATTTTTTCAAGTATCAATAAAAATACCAACAGTGCTTTATCCAAACTCACTGAAAGAGAAAAAGAATTTCTGAAATACACTATTACCGAAAAAAGTTATAAAGAAATCGCCGAATTAATGTTTTGCAGCCCCAGAACTGTTGAAAGCTACCGAGACAATCTTTTTGAAAAGCTAAACTTGAAAAGCCGTGTCGGATTGGCAGTCTATGCGATCAAAAACGGATACGATCAATAA
- a CDS encoding sensor histidine kinase produces MLKNDIFFIQLCFYTIGFLSLAGVITTFLNTYFSSRIYKFYGLYLSVIIAFVAIVYIKNTGDFPKKSNERLLLNLTVDILQVLSHFFFCGFVYFAMVMEDIKFKKLKNIYKTFLYFTVIYLIIVAAFPKFVSRDFVYFLITRIIILVLSVLFYYHLFKNLDRTFFRYLFAAVSFVFISGFLALWDSFSSSGYSKYTGFDYLCYGYFLENLCFVGALIHKYFSIEKEKEITAVAHKQELFTTQKEIQQETIEHIGREIHDNIGQKLTLASLYTQQLEFENKAPQVNNTIENISLIINESIAELRELSKSLIDNAIDVNTISQLIEKECEKIKALKKCNVIYSSNGFSANLKYQEKSILIRIVQEFINNSIKHSKCQNIFVELLSKDNNIVLSLKDDGIGFSPETVQIGQGITNIKKRTALIGGKMELKSGTDNGTQLIIRL; encoded by the coding sequence ATGCTGAAAAATGATATTTTTTTTATTCAACTTTGTTTCTACACCATTGGTTTTCTTAGTTTGGCCGGCGTGATTACCACGTTTTTAAACACCTATTTTTCTTCCCGAATTTATAAGTTTTACGGATTGTATTTATCGGTGATTATTGCTTTTGTGGCTATTGTTTACATCAAAAACACCGGTGATTTTCCCAAAAAATCAAACGAACGATTGCTTTTGAATCTAACTGTAGATATTTTACAAGTTCTTAGTCATTTTTTCTTTTGCGGCTTTGTCTACTTTGCTATGGTCATGGAAGATATTAAGTTTAAAAAGCTAAAAAACATTTACAAAACCTTTTTGTACTTTACAGTAATATATCTGATTATTGTAGCAGCTTTTCCAAAATTTGTCAGTCGGGATTTTGTCTATTTTCTGATTACCCGTATCATCATCTTGGTACTTTCGGTCCTATTTTATTACCATCTTTTTAAAAACTTAGACCGCACATTTTTCAGGTACTTGTTTGCCGCCGTAAGCTTTGTTTTCATTAGTGGTTTTTTAGCGTTATGGGATAGTTTTAGCAGTAGCGGCTATAGCAAATATACCGGGTTTGACTATCTCTGTTATGGTTATTTTTTGGAGAATTTATGTTTTGTTGGAGCGCTTATCCACAAGTATTTCAGCATCGAAAAAGAAAAAGAAATTACGGCTGTTGCCCATAAACAAGAATTGTTCACCACTCAAAAAGAAATTCAGCAAGAAACTATTGAACACATAGGTCGTGAAATTCATGACAACATTGGCCAAAAACTAACACTGGCCAGTTTGTATACCCAACAATTAGAGTTTGAAAACAAAGCGCCACAAGTAAATAACACCATCGAAAACATCAGCTTAATCATTAATGAATCGATTGCCGAATTGCGTGAACTTTCCAAATCTTTAATTGACAATGCTATTGATGTCAACACCATCAGCCAATTGATTGAAAAAGAGTGCGAAAAAATTAAGGCACTCAAGAAATGCAATGTGATTTATAGCTCTAACGGTTTTTCTGCTAATTTAAAATACCAGGAAAAATCCATTCTAATTAGAATTGTACAAGAATTCATCAACAACAGTATCAAGCATTCCAAATGTCAAAACATTTTTGTGGAATTACTTTCAAAGGATAACAATATCGTTTTATCTTTGAAAGATGATGGTATCGGTTTTAGTCCCGAAACGGTACAAATAGGTCAAGGCATAACCAATATTAAAAAAAGGACAGCGCTCATCGGAGGTAAAATGGAATTGAAAAGCGGTACAGATAATGGCACACAATTAATTATTCGATTGTAA
- a CDS encoding cob(I)yrinic acid a,c-diamide adenosyltransferase has translation MKVYTKTGDTGTTALFGGTRVPKHHIRIESYGTVDELNSHIGLIRDQDINVLYKNVLVEVQDRLFTVGAILATPPEKEVLKNGQPRLNINRISEEDIAFLENEIDSMDSALPQMTHFVLPGGHTTVSYCHIARCVCRRAERLATHLHELEPTDEQVIKYLNRLSDYLFVLARKLSFDLQAEEVKWIPRK, from the coding sequence ATGAAAGTCTACACCAAAACCGGCGACACCGGAACCACTGCCCTTTTCGGCGGCACTCGTGTCCCAAAACACCATATCCGTATCGAAAGTTACGGCACTGTTGACGAACTCAACTCCCACATCGGTTTAATCCGCGATCAGGACATCAATGTTTTGTATAAAAATGTTTTGGTTGAAGTCCAAGACCGACTCTTTACCGTAGGCGCCATTTTGGCCACGCCACCCGAAAAAGAAGTATTAAAAAACGGTCAACCCCGCTTAAACATCAACCGCATTTCGGAAGAAGATATCGCCTTTTTAGAAAACGAAATTGACAGCATGGACAGTGCTTTGCCACAAATGACACATTTTGTCTTGCCTGGCGGCCATACGACCGTGTCATATTGTCACATTGCGCGCTGTGTCTGCCGTAGAGCCGAGCGTTTGGCCACCCATTTACACGAATTAGAACCCACAGATGAGCAAGTAATTAAGTACCTAAACCGACTTTCTGACTACCTTTTTGTCTTGGCACGGAAGTTGTCCTTTGACCTGCAAGCGGAGGAAGTGAAATGGATACCGCGAAAATAG